The following proteins are co-located in the Bacillus pumilus genome:
- a CDS encoding ABC transporter permease has translation MFAYCMKRAGMLIPVLIGMTLVVFSIIRFIPGNPAQVILGQRATKEAVEQLTIQLGLNQPWYVQYGHYMLGLLKGDLGTSIRTGAAIAQEMKPYLFATLELTFFAMVLAIFVGVNAGIISAWFKHSFFDYVAMFIALIGVSMPIFWLGLMGQWLFSIELGILPTTGRENVRNPVESITYIHTLDTLLQGRFDQFTDSIKHLILPSTALATIPAAIIARITRASMLEVLHSDYIRTAKAKGVRSFFIIYQHGLKNALIPILTIIGLQTGLLLGGAILTETIFAWPGIGRYIYDAISYRDYPVIQTGILVVALIFVLINFIVDILYAVIDPRIKY, from the coding sequence TTGTTTGCTTATTGTATGAAACGAGCAGGAATGCTCATCCCAGTACTGATCGGAATGACATTGGTCGTGTTTTCGATTATTCGGTTTATACCGGGGAATCCAGCACAGGTCATCTTAGGGCAGCGGGCAACAAAAGAAGCAGTAGAGCAATTAACCATCCAGCTTGGTTTGAATCAGCCGTGGTACGTTCAATACGGCCATTACATGCTGGGCCTTTTAAAAGGTGATTTAGGGACTTCCATTCGAACAGGAGCAGCTATTGCCCAGGAAATGAAGCCTTACTTATTTGCGACGTTAGAACTAACATTTTTTGCGATGGTGCTGGCGATTTTTGTGGGAGTGAATGCTGGAATCATTAGTGCTTGGTTTAAGCATTCTTTCTTTGATTATGTCGCGATGTTTATTGCTCTCATTGGTGTGTCCATGCCGATTTTCTGGTTAGGCTTAATGGGGCAGTGGTTATTCTCGATCGAATTAGGCATTTTGCCGACAACGGGCCGAGAAAATGTGAGGAATCCAGTGGAGTCAATCACTTATATTCATACACTGGACACGCTTTTGCAAGGCCGGTTTGATCAATTCACTGACAGCATCAAGCATTTGATTTTACCAAGTACAGCACTCGCAACAATCCCTGCTGCGATTATTGCGAGGATTACGAGGGCAAGTATGCTGGAAGTGCTCCATTCAGATTATATTCGAACAGCAAAAGCAAAAGGGGTACGTTCGTTTTTCATTATTTATCAGCATGGGCTGAAAAATGCGCTCATTCCGATTTTGACGATTATCGGTCTTCAGACAGGTCTCTTGCTTGGCGGGGCCATTTTAACAGAAACGATTTTTGCTTGGCCAGGAATTGGGCGGTATATATACGATGCGATCAGCTATCGTGATTATCCAGTCATTCAAACAGGTATTCTCGTTGTTGCGCTCATATTTGTCCTGATCAATTTCATCGTGGACATATTGTATGCAGTTATTGATCCAAGGATTAAATATTAG